A window of Gambusia affinis linkage group LG03, SWU_Gaff_1.0, whole genome shotgun sequence contains these coding sequences:
- the osbp2b gene encoding oxysterol-binding protein 2 isoform X3, with translation MDAQECEHDDSGDEEPTSRSDRSEIQGTLKILVSKLDDLGTCNDLIAKHGAALQRSLSELEGLKVPLEGGEKIKAVNERATLFRITSNAMINACRDFLDLAETHSRRLQRALQYEREQRTHLEETIEQLAKQHNSLERAWREAPTHASSTSSAPTTSQRSERVNKEDASDEDEDTEYFDAMDDSTAFITVTASENTQYKRSQSNLSGASGGQASDWNQEDHMSPICNDVSAKEPLRHRQRRTQIPDKPNYSLNLWSIMKNCIGKELSKIPMPVNFNEPLSMLQRLTEDLEYHELLDKAACCESSLEQMCLVAAFSVSSYSTTVHRIAKPFNPLLGETFELDRLEEFGYRSLCEQVSHHPPAAAHHVISRRGWTLRQEITVASKFRGKYLSIMPLGAIHLRFHSSGNHYVWRKVTSTVHNIIVGKLWIDQSGDIEIINNTTKEMCQMKYIPYSYFSRDVPRKVTGVVTDSGGQAHYILSGTWDEKMESAKIIHSSEGANGSEGKQKTVYQTLPPKLLWKKYPLPENAENMYYFSSLALVLNEPEDGVALTDSRLRPDQRLMEEGRWDEANAEKQRLEEKQRAVRRRREAEATGALDEGKNYEGYQPLWFHQRRDSITGEANFVYKGGYWESKEREDWSMCPEIF, from the exons ATGACTCAGGAGATGAGGAGCCCACATCGCGGTCGGACCGCAGCGAGATCCAGGGTACCTTGAAGATACTTGTCAGCAAGCTTGATGACCTCGGCACTTGTAATGACCTAATCGCCAAGCATGGAGCCGCCCTGCAGCGTTCCCTCAGTGAACTGGAAGGACTGAAAGTCCCATTGGAGGGAGGGGAAAAGATCAAGGCAGTTAACGAGAGAGCCACCCTTTTCCGCATCACTTCCAATGCTATGATCAAT GCATGTCGAGACTTTTTGGACCTAGCTGAGACTCACAGCAGAAGATTGCAGCGGGCGCTGCAATACGAGCGAGAGCAGCGTACCCACCTAGAGGAGACGATCGAGCAGCTCGCGAAGCAGCACAACAGCCTTGAGCGAGCGTGGAGAGAAGCACCCACTCATGCTTCCAGCACATCCAGTGCCCCAACCACCAGTCAGA GGAGTGAAAGGGTGAACAAAGAAGACGCAAGTGACGAAGATGAAGATACTGAGTACTTTGATGCCATGGATGACTCCACTGCGTTCATAACAGTGACTGCCAGCGAAAACACGCAATACAA GCGATCTCAGAGTAATTTAAGTGGAGCAAGCGGAGGCCAGGCCAGCGACTGGAACCAGGAAGACCAT ATGTCTCCGATCTGTAATGATGTCTCAGCGAAGGAGCCGCTGCGACACAGGCAAAGGCGGACCCAAATCCCAGACAAACCCAATTATTCCCTAAATTTATGGAGCATCATGAAGAACTGCATTGGCAAGGAGCTCTCTAAAATCCCGATGCCT GTGAACTTTAACGAGCCCCTGTCGATGCTGCAACGTCTCACCGAGGACCTGGAGTATCACGAGCTTCTAGACAAGGCGGCGTGCTGTGAGTCTTCCCTGGAGCAGATGTGCCTAGTTGCGGCCTTTTCCGTTTCCTCGTACTCCACCACCGTCCACCGCATAGCCAAGCCCTTCAACCCCCTCCTGGGAGAGACCTTCGAGCTCGACCGCCTGGAGGAATTTGGCTACCGCTCACTGTGTGAGCAG GTGAGCCATCACCCGCCTGCAGCTGCACATCACGTGATTTCCCGAAGAGGCTGGACCTTGAGGCAGGAAATCACCGTTGCCAGCAAGTTCCGTGGCAAATACCTCTCCATTATGCCTCTGG GTGCCATTCACCTGCGTTTCCACTCCAGCGGGAACCACTATGTGTGGCGAAAGGTCACATCCACGGTGCACAACATCATTGTGGGGAAACTGTGGATTGACCAG TCAGGAGACATTGAAATCATCAACAACACGACAAAGGAGATGTGCCAGATGAAGTATATACCTTACAGTTATTTCTCCAGGGATGTCCCACGAAAG GTAACGGGTGTGGTAACAGACAGTGGAGGCCAGGCTCATTACATCCTCTCTGGTACATGGGATGAAAAAATGGAAAGTGCTAAGATCATTCATAGCAGCGAAGGGGCCAACGGATCAGAAGGAAAGCAGAAGACAGTCTATCAGACCTTACCTCCCAAACTCCTGTGGAAGAAATACCCTCTACC GGAAAACGCTGAGAACATGTACTACTTCTCTTCTCTGGCTCTGGTGCTGAACGAGCCGGAGGACGGGGTGGCGCTGACCGACAGCCGGCTGAGACCCGACCAGAGGCTGATGGAGGAAGGCCGGTGGGACGAGGCGAACGCTGAAAAACAGAGGctagaagagaaacaaagagcTGTGAGACGGCGAAGGGAAGCAGAGGCCACAGGTGCACTGGATGAAG GCAAAAACTATGAAGGCTACCAGCCGCTGTGGTTTCACCAGAGGAGGGACTCGATCACTGGAGAGGCAAACTTTGTGTACAAGGGAGGTTACTGGGAGTCGAAGGAGAGAGAGGACTGGAGCATGTGCCCTGAAATCTTTTAG
- the osbp2b gene encoding oxysterol-binding protein 2 isoform X4 has product MINACRDFLDLAETHSRRLQRALQYEREQRTHLEETIEQLAKQHNSLERAWREAPTHASSTSSAPTTSQRSERVNKEDASDEDEDTEYFDAMDDSTAFITVTASENTQYKRSQSNLSGASGGQASDWNQEDHMSPICNDVSAKEPLRHRQRRTQIPDKPNYSLNLWSIMKNCIGKELSKIPMPVNFNEPLSMLQRLTEDLEYHELLDKAACCESSLEQMCLVAAFSVSSYSTTVHRIAKPFNPLLGETFELDRLEEFGYRSLCEQVSHHPPAAAHHVISRRGWTLRQEITVASKFRGKYLSIMPLGAIHLRFHSSGNHYVWRKVTSTVHNIIVGKLWIDQSGDIEIINNTTKEMCQMKYIPYSYFSRDVPRKVTGVVTDSGGQAHYILSGTWDEKMESAKIIHSSEGANGSEGKQKTVYQTLPPKLLWKKYPLPENAENMYYFSSLALVLNEPEDGVALTDSRLRPDQRLMEEGRWDEANAEKQRLEEKQRAVRRRREAEATGALDEGKNYEGYQPLWFHQRRDSITGEANFVYKGGYWESKEREDWSMCPEIF; this is encoded by the exons ATGATCAAT GCATGTCGAGACTTTTTGGACCTAGCTGAGACTCACAGCAGAAGATTGCAGCGGGCGCTGCAATACGAGCGAGAGCAGCGTACCCACCTAGAGGAGACGATCGAGCAGCTCGCGAAGCAGCACAACAGCCTTGAGCGAGCGTGGAGAGAAGCACCCACTCATGCTTCCAGCACATCCAGTGCCCCAACCACCAGTCAGA GGAGTGAAAGGGTGAACAAAGAAGACGCAAGTGACGAAGATGAAGATACTGAGTACTTTGATGCCATGGATGACTCCACTGCGTTCATAACAGTGACTGCCAGCGAAAACACGCAATACAA GCGATCTCAGAGTAATTTAAGTGGAGCAAGCGGAGGCCAGGCCAGCGACTGGAACCAGGAAGACCAT ATGTCTCCGATCTGTAATGATGTCTCAGCGAAGGAGCCGCTGCGACACAGGCAAAGGCGGACCCAAATCCCAGACAAACCCAATTATTCCCTAAATTTATGGAGCATCATGAAGAACTGCATTGGCAAGGAGCTCTCTAAAATCCCGATGCCT GTGAACTTTAACGAGCCCCTGTCGATGCTGCAACGTCTCACCGAGGACCTGGAGTATCACGAGCTTCTAGACAAGGCGGCGTGCTGTGAGTCTTCCCTGGAGCAGATGTGCCTAGTTGCGGCCTTTTCCGTTTCCTCGTACTCCACCACCGTCCACCGCATAGCCAAGCCCTTCAACCCCCTCCTGGGAGAGACCTTCGAGCTCGACCGCCTGGAGGAATTTGGCTACCGCTCACTGTGTGAGCAG GTGAGCCATCACCCGCCTGCAGCTGCACATCACGTGATTTCCCGAAGAGGCTGGACCTTGAGGCAGGAAATCACCGTTGCCAGCAAGTTCCGTGGCAAATACCTCTCCATTATGCCTCTGG GTGCCATTCACCTGCGTTTCCACTCCAGCGGGAACCACTATGTGTGGCGAAAGGTCACATCCACGGTGCACAACATCATTGTGGGGAAACTGTGGATTGACCAG TCAGGAGACATTGAAATCATCAACAACACGACAAAGGAGATGTGCCAGATGAAGTATATACCTTACAGTTATTTCTCCAGGGATGTCCCACGAAAG GTAACGGGTGTGGTAACAGACAGTGGAGGCCAGGCTCATTACATCCTCTCTGGTACATGGGATGAAAAAATGGAAAGTGCTAAGATCATTCATAGCAGCGAAGGGGCCAACGGATCAGAAGGAAAGCAGAAGACAGTCTATCAGACCTTACCTCCCAAACTCCTGTGGAAGAAATACCCTCTACC GGAAAACGCTGAGAACATGTACTACTTCTCTTCTCTGGCTCTGGTGCTGAACGAGCCGGAGGACGGGGTGGCGCTGACCGACAGCCGGCTGAGACCCGACCAGAGGCTGATGGAGGAAGGCCGGTGGGACGAGGCGAACGCTGAAAAACAGAGGctagaagagaaacaaagagcTGTGAGACGGCGAAGGGAAGCAGAGGCCACAGGTGCACTGGATGAAG GCAAAAACTATGAAGGCTACCAGCCGCTGTGGTTTCACCAGAGGAGGGACTCGATCACTGGAGAGGCAAACTTTGTGTACAAGGGAGGTTACTGGGAGTCGAAGGAGAGAGAGGACTGGAGCATGTGCCCTGAAATCTTTTAG